One window from the genome of Pseudanabaena yagii GIHE-NHR1 encodes:
- the ilvA gene encoding threonine ammonia-lyase, biosynthetic, protein MQSDYLERILKARVYDVAQESPLEYAPNLSARLNNRLLLKREDMQSVFSFKLRGAYNKMAQLPPDLLANGVIAASAGNHAQGVALSARELGTKAIIVMPVTTPLVKVNAVKMRGGEVVLHGDTYDDAYAHARQLEAEKHLTFIHPFDDPDVIAGQGTIGMEILRQCQKPIHAIFVAIGGGGLISGVAAYVKRLRPEIKIIGVEPKDSDAMSRSLEAGHRVRLDQVGLFADGVAVREVGQETFRLCQQYVDEILLVDTDNTCAAIKDVFEDTRSILEPAGALAIAGAKAYVEREGIEGQTLVAIACGANMNFDRLRFVAERAELGEHREAIFAVTIPEQAGSLRKFCGLLGKRNLTEFSYRIADQEIAHIFTGIQIVNRADAANLAKNFAENGFTAIEITDDELTKLHLRHMVGGRSPLAHNELLYRFEFPERPGALMKFVGSMSPHWNISLFHYRNNGADYGRIVVGVQVPPTEMQEWQAFLDTLGYRYWDESQNPVYKLFLG, encoded by the coding sequence ATGCAATCTGACTATTTAGAACGAATCCTCAAAGCTCGCGTGTATGATGTCGCGCAAGAATCTCCCTTAGAATATGCTCCCAATTTATCAGCAAGGTTAAATAATCGTCTGTTGCTAAAAAGAGAAGATATGCAATCAGTATTCTCTTTTAAATTGCGTGGTGCTTATAACAAGATGGCACAATTACCGCCCGATTTATTGGCTAATGGAGTGATTGCCGCTTCCGCAGGAAATCATGCACAGGGAGTTGCCCTCAGCGCTCGCGAACTTGGCACTAAAGCAATTATTGTCATGCCTGTGACTACACCACTAGTAAAAGTGAATGCGGTAAAAATGCGGGGTGGGGAAGTAGTCTTGCATGGTGATACCTACGATGATGCCTATGCCCATGCCCGTCAACTAGAAGCAGAAAAGCATTTAACCTTTATCCATCCCTTTGATGATCCTGATGTCATTGCAGGACAGGGAACGATTGGGATGGAGATTTTGCGCCAATGTCAGAAGCCAATTCATGCAATTTTTGTAGCGATCGGTGGTGGTGGCTTAATTTCAGGGGTGGCAGCCTATGTCAAACGCTTACGCCCTGAAATTAAAATTATTGGGGTAGAACCGAAAGATTCTGATGCGATGTCCCGATCGCTAGAGGCAGGACATCGAGTTCGCCTCGATCAAGTAGGACTATTCGCCGATGGTGTGGCAGTGCGTGAAGTTGGGCAAGAAACCTTTCGCCTTTGTCAGCAATATGTTGATGAGATTTTATTAGTCGATACGGATAACACCTGTGCTGCGATTAAGGATGTTTTTGAAGATACACGCTCGATTTTAGAACCTGCTGGCGCTTTAGCGATCGCTGGTGCAAAGGCTTATGTCGAACGTGAAGGAATCGAGGGGCAAACTCTCGTAGCGATCGCCTGTGGTGCAAACATGAACTTCGATCGTTTACGCTTTGTTGCGGAACGGGCGGAACTTGGTGAGCATCGAGAAGCCATTTTTGCGGTGACAATTCCTGAACAGGCAGGCAGCTTACGAAAGTTCTGTGGACTTTTAGGTAAGCGCAACTTAACCGAGTTTAGTTATCGCATCGCCGATCAAGAAATTGCCCATATTTTCACAGGTATTCAAATTGTCAATCGCGCTGATGCTGCCAATCTAGCTAAGAATTTTGCGGAAAATGGATTTACGGCAATTGAAATTACAGATGATGAATTAACGAAACTGCATTTGCGGCATATGGTCGGAGGGCGATCGCCTCTTGCCCATAATGAACTACTCTATCGCTTTGAGTTTCCTGAGCGTCCGGGAGCCTTAATGAAGTTTGTCGGCTCGATGAGTCCTCATTGGAATATTAGCTTGTTCCATTATCGAAATAATGGCGCTGACTACGGCAGAATCGTTGTGGGTGTGCAGGTTCCCCCTACAGAAATGCAAGAATGGCAAGCATTTCTCGATACCCTTGGCTATCGCTATTGGGATGAAAGCCAAAATCCTGTCTATAAGCTATTTTTAGGCTGA